In the genome of Oncorhynchus nerka isolate Pitt River linkage group LG4, Oner_Uvic_2.0, whole genome shotgun sequence, the window ccctctctctctttctgtaagtACTGCAATCTTCCCAATCTCAGGTTGAATTATCCCATGCTCCACTTTTCTTATTGCCCTTCCTGTTCACCTTCACTTCTTAAAGGTCTTTGAAAAAGCCTCATAATTCAGTACAATTTACTTCACCCTGTACAGTCGTTGAACCATGCCTTTTTGGATTCTTCGCCCATAAACTCATCGCGCCCCATCCTGTTCCATTTCATCAGAAGTCATTGATAGACTTCAAGAGAACATCTTGAGATGTTCTATAGTCATCTCCAAAGAACCCCCCTCATCTTGACAGGAGGGTCCCTGACAATAGCCCTCTTGGACTAAGCCCCAAATCATTCCACATCCTGCTCTTTCTCCCCTACATCTCTTCTCCCTCattctttctcttctcctctgccccatcctcttcttcctcagaAGAAGTCCTTGGAGGCAGCCTCGACAAAGTTGGGAGCGGACATGAGGATGGCGATGGTGCAGATGATGTTGAACATACTGAAGGCCACCAGGCAGAGCCGGTCAATGACAGCTGCCGCAAACTTCCACTGGTCGGCCACGCTCTCCGTCTCATCCTGTTCACGGAAGCGGTCCGCCATGTAACGCACCTCCTCCAGAATAGCCTGGAGCTGGGGATCACCTATACCCCCTCCCGAGTACTGTCCTCCAACCCCTATTCCAAAGCCTCCGCCACTGGAAATGGTGCTAGGGCAGCCCACAGTGTCCTcgttgggggtggggggtggtggaggggggcTGCCTGCTACTCGAGGAGGCCCGGCTGAGATGCTATAACTCTGGATGTGGTCTGGGAGCAGTGGGGGGTCGTCCAGGTTCTGGAAGCCGATGTAGAGCAGGTTTCCGTTGTTGTTGGCGCTGGACTGGGCGTGAAGGTGGGGTTGACCCGCGTGCAGGGGGCCAGCCTGGAGAGGGGCCAGGTTCTGGGGGTGCAGTGGGTTGAGCATGGGGTCTGGATGGTTAGGGATGCTACCGCTTTGGGAGCTTGAAGAGCAGCGGCGTAGGTGGGGGGCGCAGGGTGGTCGCTCTGGGTCATCACTCTCCCCTGGGCGCTTCATACGTAGGAACCATGCTACCCACTGCAGTAGGACCACATTAACCTGAAAGGGAGAATCAATCAGAGAAGGATGTTATAATATAGATACATAGCAAGGGAGGAAAACGCATCTAGTGAGGAATACACTTACTCTTACAAAGGGTAATACACTTGGAGGGAAAACCGTTAAGGCAGTTAAAGCTTGACACAGTGGGTTGTGTATGCGGATGCTGGTATATTCAACTTGACCTTTAGTATTCAATGCTACTTTCATGAGCACAAGAATGAGAAAATTGCCTAAGGCAGGAATTTTACAATTACCTTTTGTGGGATATAAAGCTATATTTAAATTCTAACCACGGAATTAAAGTTAAGACACCGTGGCATCTGTCTCCTCCTTACATATCTTTTATCCCTTTTTATATCTAGACCAAAACCAGTCTTTACATACCGTCTTTTCTTTTTATATCTGAAAGGGCTATGGGGTAAAAAACGTGGTACATTAAAATCCGCCTCGAGAACTAGTCATTGCTGCAGTATTTTCTTAAATTCTGCCCATGGCTCTGTGAAAACCGAGCCGTTCAACAAGTCCCGGCTTTGGGACGACGCTCACCTGGGTGAACCAATCACAAAGCTTCACAGTAATACTTTGGCATGTATTCTCTCCGTTCACTTGCTTTTTATCGCTTGATAATTTCACCAGTAATTTCTTCTTGCATGTTTTGCAAGAAATGGGTGTACCTAATTGAATTAGAGGGCTATGCCGCTGGAATTTATACACTGAGTAGGTGAAGTTATGTAGATTGTACTCCTAttagagagacggtgagagagacaGTTCCTCGGTTTAGGGTTATTTAATGTTGATTGGATATTAACAATGTTTGCAATTCTGTGCTATTTCACTCAGCTGTGATCATCCAATTTACTGTCCATTTATCCCCCAACcgtgatgtcctagccgtgtctaaATCATGGCTTAGGAAGGCTTAGGAATCCTGAAATTTCTATCCCTAGCTATAACatcttccgacaagatagaactgccaaagggggcagggTTGCAATCTACTACAGAgcgagcctgcagagttctgtcatattatccaggtctgtgcccaaacaattcgagcttctccttttaaaaatccacctttccagaaacaatctctcaccgttgccgcttgttatagacccaccttcagcccccagctgtgccctgcataccatatgtgaattgattgccgcccatctatcttcagagttcgtgctgttaggtgacctaaactgggatatgcttaacaacccagccgtcctacaatctaagctagatgccctcaatctcacacaaattattaaAGAACCTACCAGGtgcaaccctaaatccgtaaccatggccaccctcttagatatcatcctgaccaactttccctctaaatacacctctgctgtcttcaaccaggatctcagcgatcactgactCATTGCCTGCATGCATGATGGGTCAgtggtcaaatgaccaccccccatcactgtcaaatgcttccTAAAACACtttagcgagcaggcctttctaatcgacctggcccgggtatcctggaaagatattgacctaatcccgtcagtagaggatgccgggttgctctttaaaagtgctttcctcgccatcttaaataagcatgccccattcaaaaaatagaactaagaacagatatagcccttgtttcatcccagacttgactgcccttgatcagcacaaaaacatcctgtggcgttctgcattagcatcgactAGCatccacgatatgcaacttttcagggaagtcaggaaccaatatactcagtcagttaagaaagctaaggctagctttttcaaacagaaatttgcattctgtagcactaattccaaaagtccatggagaataagagcacctccttccagctgcccactgcactgaggctgggaaacactgtcaccaccgataaatctacgataattgatcatttcaataaacatttttctatggctggccatgctttccacctggctacccctaacccggccaacagctcagcaccctctgcagcaacttgcccaagcccccctgcttctccttcacccaaatccagacagctgatgttctgaaagagctgcaaaatctggattcctacaaatcagctgggctagacaatctggaccctctctttctaaaaatgatctgccaaaattgttgcaacccctattactagcctgttcaatctctctttcgtatcgtctgagattcccaaagattggaaagctgccgcggtcatccccctcttcaaagggggagacactctagacccaaactgttatagacctatatccatcctgccctgccattCTAAAATCTTCgatagccaagttaacaaacagatcactgaccatttcgaatcccaccgttccttctccactatgcaatctggtttccgagctggtgatgggtgcaccttagccatgctcaaggtcctaaatgatatcataaccgccatcgataaaaaaacagtactgtgcagccatctttatcgacctggccaaagctttagactctgtcaatcaccgcattcttatcggcagactcaatagccttggtttctcaaatgactgcctcgcctggttcaccaactacttctcagaaagagttcagtgtgtcaaatcggagcgcctgttgtccggacctggcagtctctatgggggttccacagggttcaattctcgggccgactctttttttctgtatatatcaatgatgtcgctcttgctgctggtgtttctctgatccacctctacgcagacgacaagattctgtatacatctgtcccttctttggacactgcgttaacaaacctccaaacaagcttcaatgccatacaacactccttccatggcctccaactgtttttaaatgctagtaaaactaaatgcatgctcttcaaccgattgttgcccacaccctcccgcccgactagcatcactactctgggcggttctgacttagaatatgtggacatctacaaatacctaggtgtctggttagactgtaaactctccttccagactcacattaagcatatccaatgcaaaattaaatctagaatcggcttactATTTtgcaaacaaagcctccttcactcatgctgccaaacataccctcgtaaaactgactatcctaccgatccttgacttcggcgatgtcatttacaacagtttactcagcaaactggatgtagtctatcacagtgccatccgttttgtcaccaaagccccataaactacacaccactacgacctgtatgctctcgttggctggccctcactacataatTGTCGCCaaccccactggctccaggtcatctatcagtctttgctaggtaaagccctgccccGCCAAAATGATTAATCATATCACTTTAGTAAATCATTTTTAAAGGGTTAATGACCTTAGATTTGAGCATATTTTGCCTCGATTTTAGAAAATTCTCAATTACCTCATTTGTCATTGGTATTACCATCACTACTCCTCCTGGTGGTGCAATGTTATCATAATGGTACAAAGGATCTAAAGTAATTAAGCCACCATATTAGTTGATTTAGAAGTGGAAGATGGACCCATACATTTTAAATTAAATTCAATTCTAAAATTCCATGCCCAAATGCCACTACAATTCAATAACGACCCACACGTGTTTGGCCAGTTGCAACAACGAGAAAATGGCTATACCAAAGGGGTATGGCAAACCAAGAGTTATCTTGTTAGCATTAGCCATAATGGAGTAAAAACTGTTTCATTGTGGTATACCAGGAGACCAGCCATGGAAGGTTTGGTGGGTTAGCACATGGCGCTAAGAGTGCCGTGTTTTCCTATGGGAAATGCTCATAGTTAGTAATGAATGGCGGCAGGTAGGCTAGCGGTTTagacgttgggccagtaactgaaaggtcgctggtttgaatcccgagCCTCCTAAGTGAAAAATCTGTTTGTGCCCTTGAGTAAGGAAAATTGCTCCGTAAGttgttctggataagagtgtctgcttaatgactaaaatgtcaaatgtaactgTCTTTGGACAGCATGAGGTCTGGCCTTACCCATTTGGGCATCTGGCCTCCGTTTGGGTCGTGGTGATGATACTGCAGCACCACCGTTGTAGCTATGACTGACATCCCAACAATGATCATAGTACTAGCAAAGTACTGTCCTGAAAGGGGGGCAGGAAAGAGAGAAAACAattagagtagagagaggaagccATTTGTAATAACAATAATGCTAACAGTGGTTTTCTTGCTGATCATGACATTTTTCTTGGGCTTTAATGGGCTGGATTTGTGTTTTAGTAGTCAAAGGGGGGCAACTCATCTGTCTGGCTGCAGTGAGCTCACCGTACATCATTTCCACCATTGAATCTTTACGATTTATTTAGTCAATTACAGTTAAGGACAAACAGATGGTTAGATCACCAGGAACTAACCAACATTTGGGACAATtatttcaaacacacacactacactcttAACAgacatacagtgagctccaaaagtattaggACAGTTACATGTTGTTTTGGCTAtatactccagcactttggatttacttctacattaatgtggatgctaccatgattacggataatcctgaatgaatcgtgaataatgatgtgAGAAAGTTAGACACACATATCATACCCCCATAAAATTCTAACCTCCCATGTTATTGTAAGGGTGaggggttagcatgtcttggggataAGATATTTGTGCCTCTAacattctcactcatcattattcatgattcattcacgattatctgtaatcatggtagcattcacattaatgtagaagtattTAGAAACACATTCTATTCTTATTaacaaaagtgactccaaaaagacacaatacattatttataaTTGATTTCTATTAGGcccaaaataatctgaaacaaaccgcaaatgcatccaacaaatttgtggagtcacaagcttgatgtagacATTGCGTGCTAtcaatatgggaccaaatacttattttttttcttctttaatACATATATAAGTGTATTGGTCTGCTTAAAATGGGCGGACTAtgcacaaaaagtgctgtaatttcgaAATAGATGAAAATACACTCaagttaaagctgacagtctgcactttatcctcatagtcattgtatcatttcaaatccatagtgctggagtacagagccaaaacaacaaactgTATGAGAACACACCTATGAGAGGGATGGAATCTGAAGTGGCTGGCATGATCTCTGCCACCAGCAACATGAAGACTGTGAGCGAGAGCAGCACAGTGATacctgaacagagagaggaagatattGAAAATGTATAAAACCGTGAGTGGCTGCTGAGCACAATCTCCATTTTAACTGACTAGGGGTAATAAAATGTGTGTGATACTCAgtacaactacaacacacaccactCCTCACACATTTATTAACATCTGTGCCTCAATCAGGTTTGATCCCGGGCGAGCGTCCAGAAATCGACATTTGTAAAGATAAACCTTATAGGCATCTCGTTTGGCAAATATTTTATGTTCTTTGCCAGTCAAGCCAACGTAATTGATTTCAACTTCATACGAGTAGATTTGGTTCGATCTGATGCAAATTGCAAAGTGTGACAGAGTAATATACTCAAAGTGAATTacttttggaccattcctcttcttCAATTGCCCTTAGTAGAGCCTTACTTCTAACCCACACATATGCTTACCCTATATTAGCAATCCATCTACCCCGGctgtctctgctccctctctcttccccatctcactCTTCATTCACCAGATCTAATCTTCATCTCCTCCCATTACCTCTGTCCCACTTTCTTCCCCCCCCCCACATTTTCCAAGTGCTTTCTTGGCATAACTGGTACCGTGCAGAAGCAAGCCGATAAAACAAACATCTTTCAAGTGAGTCGGCCCTGTTCGCTCAATAGATTAAACAAGTGTCACTTCAAGGGTCGAGAGGAAATGTAGAATTTAACTTTAAAGAATGTCACAGAAGAGATGGACAGTGGCTCTCATGTAAGGCCATATGCTTATCTTGGCAAGCCTGGTTGATACCAAACTCCAAGTCCTCCTGACTTCAGCATCTGGAGAGGCTCCTTTTGatgttggcaccctattccccatgtagtgcactacttttgactagagcccttgtcaaaagtagtagattataaagggaatatggtgccatttgggccgCAGATGGTGTCAATAATGAAGGGGGCTGTGCTTTTACACTGGTTGGTTCCCCTCTATGTCCGTCTCGCTGAAACACCCATACAAATAGCCCGTGAGCGCTGCCCCCTTGCTTTACAACTGTTAGTTTTCAAATCTAAACAGAAAGAGGTCTCAACTTCCCTGGGGGAATATTTTTGGGGGTGATAATCAATCAGCATCAAGGCAAAACTGGGTGCAATTTCTACCTTTAACATGAGACTCGATGAGAGTTTAAAAGAGAACTGCCTCTCCACACCACGGTGGGTTTTGGGTACATAGCTTGTGTTGCACAACATAAACGGGTATCAGCCAGGCTGTATCTTGGCACCAAATTCCTTAAAACCTGTTCATCAAGCATGGTATCAAGCTGAATTCCTGGAAGGCTGTGTGTATGTACGCCTTCTCTCCCTAATCAATTCCTGGGCTTCATTACATCAATAGGTTAATTGGCTGTGGTGTATGAGGGATTATGCATATTTTCCAGTAATACAGTGCACTGTAATGCATCCTCAAATCAGGTTAAACGTTTTACACATCCCCAAAACTCTTCTAGGTCTTCTTTGTTTTCCTCCGCTCTTTAGTTTTCACCCTTTACTAGAAtcaatctactctctctcccctgtcatcCTTTCTTCCCCATCACCATTATTCCCCTCCCATCCTCTTCTTATTCCTTCACTCTCTAATGcctttccccttctcctcctctctatgcTGCTGTCCTCCATCCTCATCTCTGTTTCTTTTAGAAAAATATCCATCCCTCTTGGAtcatccaccctctcctctctgctcaccCAGAGAGATCTTCTCCCCAGAGTCGGCAGGCAGTAGGAAGATAAGCAGGGTCATGGAGGACAGCAGCACACAGGGGATGAGCAAGTTTAGAGCGTAGTAGAGAGTGCGCCGGCGGATGGTCACAACGAACGTCACATCGGGGTAGGGCTCCTTACAGCAGTCATAGAACACCTCGCTACGAGTGCCTGGCACT includes:
- the LOC115128208 gene encoding neuronal acetylcholine receptor subunit alpha-7-like produces the protein MMLNQCGELIGFAKSHQLSIQGPHQRTLLKNLLKDYNRMERPVGNDSHSLTVFFTISLMQIMDVDEKNQVLTTNIWLRMSWFDHYLQWNQTEYPGVKNLRFTTDQVWTPDILLYNSADDDFDSTFKTNVLVNSSGFAEYLPPGIFMSTCNVDVRWFPFDIQKCEMKFGSWTYDGWLMDLQMNEADISGYMSNGEWDLVGVPGTRSEVFYDCCKEPYPDVTFVVTIRRRTLYYALNLLIPCVLLSSMTLLIFLLPADSGEKISLGITVLLSLTVFMLLVAEIMPATSDSIPLIGQYFASTMIIVGMSVIATTVVLQYHHHDPNGGQMPKWVNVVLLQWVAWFLRMKRPGESDDPERPPCAPHLRRCSSSSQSGSIPNHPDPMLNPLHPQNLAPLQAGPLHAGQPHLHAQSSANNNGNLLYIGFQNLDDPPLLPDHIQSYSISAGPPRVAGSPPPPPPTPNEDTVGCPSTISSGGGFGIGVGGQYSGGGIGDPQLQAILEEVRYMADRFREQDETESVADQWKFAAAVIDRLCLVAFSMFNIICTIAILMSAPNFVEAASKDFF